In the genome of Hymenobacter cellulosivorans, one region contains:
- a CDS encoding SDR family NAD(P)-dependent oxidoreductase: MKFTNKTVLITGGGTGIGLALAQLLAQRRNHVIIIGRRLDKLQEAQQLTPELEIFQCDVADPAAIDALFASLQAQGIVLDALINNAAVLEMWDILEQPLPSAEIFNRVSINLAAPICLTQRFVRQADRKRTNYIVNVTSEAAIMPVPVLPLYSASKTGLSVFTQSLRVQLKNHPFVVMEVMPPPVESRMTTQDLRNSGPLVLPTDFALGLVKQLEAGKLDYAPGANAWQLGLIRRLAPKMGLHLVDKLSRQQLHTV; encoded by the coding sequence ATGAAATTTACAAACAAAACCGTGCTTATTACCGGGGGTGGCACCGGAATTGGGCTGGCCCTGGCCCAGCTCTTAGCTCAGCGGCGCAACCACGTCATCATTATCGGCCGCCGGCTCGACAAGCTGCAAGAAGCCCAGCAGCTGACACCCGAGTTGGAGATTTTTCAGTGTGATGTTGCTGACCCGGCGGCCATCGACGCGCTGTTTGCCAGCCTACAGGCCCAAGGCATCGTGCTCGACGCGCTGATCAACAATGCAGCCGTGCTGGAAATGTGGGATATTCTGGAGCAGCCCCTGCCGTCAGCCGAAATCTTCAACCGCGTGAGCATCAATTTGGCGGCCCCCATCTGCCTCACGCAACGCTTCGTCCGGCAGGCAGACCGGAAGCGCACCAACTATATTGTCAACGTCACGAGCGAAGCGGCCATCATGCCGGTGCCCGTTCTGCCGCTGTATTCCGCGTCCAAAACGGGGTTGAGCGTGTTTACCCAGAGCCTGCGGGTGCAGCTCAAAAATCACCCGTTTGTGGTAATGGAGGTGATGCCGCCCCCCGTGGAAAGCCGCATGACGACGCAGGACCTGCGCAACTCGGGGCCCTTGGTGCTACCCACCGACTTTGCCCTGGGGCTGGTAAAGCAGCTCGAGGCCGGTAAACTCGACTACGCCCCCGGGGCCAACGCTTGGCAACTAGGCCTGATTCGCCGGCTGGCTCCCAAAATGGGCCTGCACTTGGTCGATAAGCTCAGTCGCCAGCAGCTGCATACGGTGTAG
- a CDS encoding cupin domain-containing protein, producing the protein MTAIPKLVPAAAGTPLNVLGDQVLVKLTGQDTNAQFALTEQVNKPGTGLPLHLHTQEDETFLVLEGQVEFVIGADSSIVEAGGLAYAPRGTAHSFRVVGDTPVRMLIHISPAGLENMFQELSQLPADPPDVAQVAAICGRYGVSFV; encoded by the coding sequence ATGACTGCCATTCCCAAATTGGTGCCCGCTGCTGCCGGCACCCCGCTCAACGTGCTCGGTGACCAGGTGCTGGTGAAGCTTACAGGCCAGGACACCAACGCTCAATTTGCGCTGACTGAACAAGTAAATAAGCCGGGCACCGGCCTGCCCCTGCACTTGCACACGCAGGAAGACGAAACCTTTCTGGTGCTGGAAGGCCAGGTAGAATTTGTCATTGGCGCCGATTCGTCCATCGTAGAAGCCGGCGGGCTGGCCTACGCCCCGCGGGGCACGGCGCACAGCTTCCGGGTGGTGGGCGACACGCCCGTCCGGATGCTGATTCACATTTCACCCGCTGGCCTGGAGAATATGTTCCAGGAACTAAGTCAATTGCCAGCCGATCCGCCCGACGTAGCTCAGGTGGCGGCCATCTGTGGCCGCTACGGCGTTTCTTTCGTGTAG
- a CDS encoding helix-turn-helix domain-containing protein, with product MFPTYHLHDFPSDNALPGQVLIERVEQLQRPASYQWPHRRSFYEILWLTEGSATNVVDYHETTIEPQTLFFVGPGQLHLLSQTTGVKGYSIAFTEIFLLQYVSQQDVVLRLAFLANSATSAVLKMDEEALHELEPVLALLKEEAGRPEKSAALLGHLLFILLNRIQRLITCPYSSRQDLASMLLVRRFRSLVEQHFRTPHSLSFYAEQLALTVHRVNEVCKYMTGKTAGDILRDRRLLEAKQQLVHSDTPIGQIAEDLGFQDFSYFSRQFKKNTQVRPAAYRREMHEKYHRAAFSSLAEAARLRIA from the coding sequence ATGTTTCCTACCTATCACCTCCACGATTTTCCATCCGATAATGCCTTGCCCGGGCAGGTACTCATCGAGCGGGTTGAGCAGCTGCAGCGCCCGGCTTCCTACCAATGGCCTCACCGGCGCAGTTTTTACGAAATTCTGTGGCTCACCGAAGGCTCGGCAACCAACGTCGTCGACTACCACGAAACTACCATCGAGCCACAGACGCTGTTTTTTGTGGGCCCGGGCCAGCTGCACCTGCTAAGTCAAACCACCGGGGTGAAGGGCTACAGCATTGCTTTCACGGAAATTTTTTTGCTGCAGTACGTCAGTCAGCAGGACGTGGTACTGCGGCTTGCCTTTCTGGCTAATAGCGCCACGAGTGCCGTGCTTAAGATGGATGAGGAAGCCCTTCATGAACTGGAGCCCGTATTGGCGCTGCTCAAAGAGGAAGCCGGCCGACCGGAAAAATCGGCCGCGCTGTTGGGCCATCTGCTCTTTATCCTGCTCAACCGGATTCAGCGCCTGATTACCTGCCCGTATTCCAGCCGGCAGGATTTGGCCAGCATGCTATTGGTGCGGCGCTTTCGGTCCCTGGTCGAGCAGCATTTCCGGACGCCGCACAGCCTCTCCTTTTACGCCGAGCAGCTAGCCCTGACCGTGCACCGCGTAAACGAGGTGTGTAAGTACATGACGGGCAAAACGGCGGGAGACATTCTGCGCGACCGGCGGCTGCTGGAAGCCAAGCAGCAGCTGGTGCACAGCGACACGCCCATTGGCCAGATTGCGGAAGATTTGGGCTTTCAGGACTTCTCCTATTTCTCCCGGCAGTTCAAGAAGAACACCCAAGTCCGGCCCGCCGCTTATCGGCGGGAGATGCACGAGAAGTATCACCGCGCGGCTTTTTCCTCCCTGGCTGAGGCCGCCCGGCTCCGTATAGCGTAG
- a CDS encoding alpha/beta fold hydrolase, giving the protein MPTIRTEVLDLNYEEGGPATGPPVLLLHGWPDAPRGWRAVAEHLQAAGWRTIIPALRGTAPTRFLSEDMPRVAPGVALAQDAIDLLDALQIQQVAVVGHDWGARAAYTLAALFPERVTSIVALALAYQPQGRFTLPDFAQSRLFWYQWFMCTEAGAAAVRQDPVGFARIQWDTWSPPGWFDEAEFSATVAPFSAPDWAEVTLNAYRSRWLPGEATDPRYAALQERLHTIEYLTTPTLMLQGAADTCDAPQESEGLEQYFTSGYQRLVLEGVGHFPHREVPDVVAHHIQAFLIDKAPR; this is encoded by the coding sequence ATGCCTACTATTCGCACCGAAGTGCTTGATCTGAACTATGAGGAAGGAGGCCCCGCCACCGGGCCGCCGGTCCTGCTGCTCCACGGCTGGCCCGATGCTCCCCGCGGCTGGCGGGCAGTGGCTGAGCACCTGCAGGCCGCCGGTTGGCGCACCATCATCCCGGCGTTGCGGGGTACAGCGCCCACCCGGTTTCTGTCCGAAGATATGCCCCGCGTAGCACCCGGCGTTGCCCTGGCCCAGGACGCAATTGACCTGCTAGACGCTTTGCAGATACAGCAGGTAGCCGTCGTGGGGCACGATTGGGGTGCCCGTGCCGCCTATACGTTGGCCGCGCTGTTTCCCGAGCGGGTCACGTCCATCGTGGCGTTGGCGCTGGCGTATCAGCCCCAGGGCCGCTTTACCCTGCCCGATTTTGCCCAGTCCCGGCTATTTTGGTACCAGTGGTTTATGTGTACCGAGGCGGGTGCTGCCGCCGTGCGTCAGGATCCGGTGGGCTTTGCCCGCATCCAATGGGACACCTGGAGCCCGCCGGGCTGGTTTGACGAGGCGGAGTTTTCAGCCACGGTGGCTCCTTTCAGCGCGCCTGACTGGGCCGAAGTTACGCTAAATGCCTACCGCTCCCGGTGGCTGCCCGGCGAGGCTACCGACCCTCGTTACGCCGCGCTGCAAGAACGCCTGCACACAATTGAGTACCTGACCACCCCTACCCTCATGCTGCAGGGAGCCGCTGACACCTGCGACGCGCCCCAGGAATCGGAAGGACTGGAACAATACTTTACCTCCGGCTATCAGCGGCTGGTATTAGAGGGCGTTGGGCACTTTCCCCACCGGGAGGTCCCGGATGTCGTAGCCCACCACATCCAAGCTTTTCTCATTGACAAAGCCCCGCGCTAG
- a CDS encoding DUF1294 domain-containing protein — protein sequence MTLLLSCLLLFNLLCFLLFAWDKRNAQQGQRRITEKTLQQAALPSTMPGTWAAILLLHHKNRKAAFGGVTLLLTLLQGAVLYVTWPYVKTQF from the coding sequence ATGACCCTACTCTTGAGTTGCCTGCTGCTTTTCAATCTGCTGTGTTTTCTGCTCTTCGCCTGGGATAAACGCAACGCCCAACAGGGCCAGCGGCGCATTACCGAAAAAACGCTGCAGCAGGCAGCACTGCCTAGCACGATGCCAGGCACGTGGGCAGCGATATTGTTGCTGCACCATAAAAACCGCAAAGCCGCTTTCGGGGGCGTTACCCTGCTACTGACGCTGCTGCAAGGGGCGGTCCTCTATGTCACGTGGCCCTATGTTAAGACGCAGTTTTAA
- a CDS encoding macro domain-containing protein: MEQGDLVQKAKAGEFDVIVHCCNCFCTMGAGIAKTIKQVFPAAYEADAATVAGDTTKLGHYTVATVEAGGKPLAIVNAYTQYQWKGPGRKADNESLRQVFRRVKQEYAGQRIGYPAIGAGLAGGEWSVIAAIIEEELAGEDHVFVEWQK; this comes from the coding sequence ATGGAACAAGGCGATTTGGTACAGAAGGCGAAAGCCGGCGAATTCGATGTTATCGTGCACTGCTGCAACTGCTTTTGCACGATGGGCGCCGGCATTGCCAAAACCATCAAACAGGTCTTTCCTGCCGCCTATGAAGCGGATGCAGCCACCGTTGCCGGCGATACAACCAAGCTGGGACACTACACCGTGGCCACCGTTGAGGCCGGGGGCAAGCCCTTAGCCATTGTAAACGCCTACACCCAATACCAGTGGAAGGGGCCGGGTCGCAAAGCTGACAACGAGTCCCTGCGTCAGGTGTTTCGGCGCGTGAAACAGGAATACGCGGGCCAACGCATCGGTTATCCCGCCATTGGGGCAGGGTTGGCTGGGGGCGAGTGGTCAGTGATTGCAGCGATTATCGAGGAAGAGTTAGCGGGCGAGGACCACGTTTTTGTGGAATGGCAGAAGTGA
- a CDS encoding DUF6266 family protein, translating to MARIRSILGDIEGSAGQLTFTKVNGQNILRQKVGSNTSNTPAQQNTRSRFKLLADLYKKLAPALTLGLKAQGGQSAYNRFVGQNFSATSADAQNVASIDYLLMQLSAGSVEPLDDFVASKGPMGSDTITATWADNSNGAGALAADTVTVVVINKLTGLIVTDAEGAVRSDGTLSVTNARFAGVASANLVAYGFARRFDGSDASSTAVEQVS from the coding sequence ATGGCACGTATTCGTAGCATCCTCGGCGACATTGAAGGCAGCGCCGGCCAACTGACTTTTACGAAGGTCAACGGGCAAAACATCCTTCGGCAGAAAGTGGGCAGCAACACCAGCAACACGCCCGCGCAGCAGAACACTCGTTCGCGCTTCAAACTGCTCGCGGACCTGTACAAGAAACTGGCTCCGGCGCTGACCCTGGGCTTGAAGGCGCAGGGCGGCCAGTCGGCCTACAACCGCTTCGTGGGCCAAAACTTCTCGGCTACCAGCGCCGACGCGCAGAACGTGGCCAGTATCGACTACCTGCTGATGCAGCTTTCGGCTGGGTCAGTGGAGCCGTTGGATGACTTCGTAGCCTCGAAGGGGCCAATGGGCAGCGACACCATTACGGCTACCTGGGCGGACAACAGCAACGGGGCTGGTGCGCTGGCTGCTGATACGGTGACAGTGGTTGTCATCAACAAGCTAACCGGCCTGATCGTGACGGACGCCGAGGGCGCCGTGCGGTCGGATGGGACGCTGAGTGTGACGAATGCCCGCTTCGCGGGTGTAGCGTCTGCTAATCTGGTGGCCTATGGCTTTGCTCGTCGTTTCGATGGGAGTGATGCCAGCAGCACAGCGGTGGAGCAGGTGTCGTAA
- a CDS encoding thermonuclease family protein codes for MWRLGWAGPGCGCWGRMPQSWASRMGARLRKQVRALVLRRYVRVRAQGADAYGRTLAAVRLRPAAFSGQASVALDSLLVVSGWAWAYDPEHAVAKRRREQELAQAAGRGLWKCSLAAPVRPGVWRAFNRQEKSTHWGSCSW; via the coding sequence ATGTGGAGGCTTGGGTGGGCCGGGCCTGGGTGCGGCTGTTGGGGGCGGATGCCCCAGAGCTGGGCCAGCCGTATGGGCGCCAGGCTACGGAAACAAGTAAGAGCCTTGGTATTGCGCCGCTACGTACGGGTGCGGGCCCAGGGGGCGGACGCCTACGGGCGGACCCTGGCGGCGGTACGGCTACGGCCGGCAGCCTTCAGCGGGCAGGCTTCGGTAGCGCTGGATTCGCTGCTGGTGGTGAGCGGCTGGGCCTGGGCTTACGACCCGGAGCACGCGGTGGCAAAACGCAGGCGCGAGCAGGAACTGGCGCAGGCGGCCGGCCGTGGGCTATGGAAATGTAGCTTGGCGGCGCCGGTGCGGCCTGGGGTATGGCGGGCCTTTAACAGACAAGAAAAGAGTACGCACTGGGGTAGCTGCTCCTGGTGA
- a CDS encoding site-specific integrase, protein MTIQFHHRTENTDAAGCSVVYLIAHFNQQRLRMSTNEKCLPSQWDAKRQQFRRSYPGFQEANELLASLSARVVEAHRKQRAEGLTPTPTSLKAALGPAPMPVVLEQNVVLLMNEFRAVLRGRGYMRETLRHYLVSNNWLRDFAEHRGRKLQAEAYTLQDHDALLHYLTLTRKLAPNSVYTLVKNLKALLKDLRDERGYKLSVDVRQIKATYAEVDKVYLTAAELTQLQTAVLPANLVPVRDVFLFCYTGLRYSDVYDLHGGNVSGWDGGHVLRLTQSKTRRPVSIYLTEAARGILDKYAGERAKLLPVYQNQVMNRYLKRICRLGGVSSAVEVVEVRAGRVEKRMEAKHELVTMHTARHTFATQSLLRGMPVEVLQKRLGHASIKTTLIYAKIVEDFQHQTMRRIWEGGQYDNDAGASSTICAVEPAA, encoded by the coding sequence ATGACGATTCAATTTCATCATCGGACGGAAAACACGGATGCGGCCGGGTGTTCCGTCGTGTACCTGATTGCCCACTTCAACCAGCAGCGGTTGCGGATGAGCACCAACGAAAAATGTTTGCCTTCACAGTGGGATGCGAAGCGGCAGCAGTTCCGGCGCTCGTACCCAGGCTTCCAAGAGGCAAACGAACTACTGGCGTCGTTGTCGGCGCGCGTGGTAGAGGCGCACCGTAAGCAGCGGGCAGAGGGACTGACACCGACGCCGACCAGCTTGAAGGCTGCATTGGGTCCCGCGCCTATGCCGGTGGTGCTGGAGCAGAATGTGGTGCTGCTGATGAATGAATTTCGCGCGGTGCTGCGGGGCCGCGGCTACATGCGGGAGACGCTGCGGCATTATTTGGTGTCGAATAACTGGCTGCGGGACTTTGCTGAGCATCGCGGGCGGAAGCTGCAGGCGGAGGCCTACACGCTGCAGGACCACGACGCGCTGCTGCATTATTTGACGCTGACGCGCAAGCTGGCGCCAAACTCGGTATACACGCTAGTGAAGAACCTGAAGGCGCTCCTGAAGGATCTGCGCGATGAACGGGGATATAAGCTCAGTGTGGATGTGCGGCAGATAAAGGCAACCTACGCGGAGGTGGATAAAGTATACCTGACGGCGGCCGAGCTGACCCAGCTGCAAACGGCGGTGCTGCCGGCCAATCTGGTGCCGGTTCGGGACGTGTTTCTGTTCTGCTACACGGGTCTGCGCTACTCGGACGTGTACGACCTGCACGGCGGCAACGTGTCGGGGTGGGACGGGGGGCATGTACTACGCCTGACGCAGAGTAAGACGCGGCGGCCGGTGAGCATCTACTTGACGGAGGCGGCGCGGGGCATTTTGGACAAGTATGCGGGGGAGCGGGCCAAGTTGCTGCCGGTGTACCAGAACCAGGTAATGAACCGCTACCTGAAGCGTATTTGTCGTCTGGGCGGGGTGTCGTCGGCGGTGGAAGTGGTCGAGGTGCGGGCCGGGCGGGTGGAAAAGCGGATGGAGGCCAAGCACGAGCTGGTGACGATGCACACGGCGCGGCACACGTTTGCTACCCAAAGCCTGCTACGGGGGATGCCAGTGGAGGTGCTGCAGAAGAGACTGGGGCACGCCAGCATCAAAACGACGCTGATCTACGCTAAGATTGTAGAGGACTTCCAGCACCAGACGATGCGGCGCATTTGGGAAGGCGGTCAGTATGACAACGACGCCGGGGCGTCGAGCACGATTTGCGCAGTGGAGCCAGCGGCCTGA
- a CDS encoding DUF349 domain-containing protein, with protein MLPENENTAPNNSDANSESPMSILERRLAEIQAKQNPADEAATPPVQAPAAPNEPASAPVASTTTNEITERPAQGTPPVTDAPGAGTAEPAAAVTEATADTAATLRAGEASESLTRAESHYGHDNPGVQSAEAAAETPSAAGLSPEATTAEASALTDTTPVTPEAEADSTQPEAVREPVMALETAADIETADAPVAALPTSNNESAAEAAEAAEAADTAHSAGTEEEEEYVPEIPVPDFTTLDLPAQAAHLLTLLRRPDARQNRKQIFDLYRQYETSINADRTAARQRFTEGGAEADDFAYTGPEGHAELTRALQEFRDSRAKDARAEDEQRAKNLAHKQYLLSQLRQLVESAETKDSSVRIKALQNDWKATGAVPQKEAQEIWNSYHALLDIYYNNRGLFFEMKELDRRRNLEAKEALIQRAEALSQQSSINKALQELRQLHEEWKHIGPVANEQRDAIWNRFLQASEKVHDRKKEFLNVRSTQENANLTRKTALLDQIKPFAEFQTERVNEWRAKTDELQKLKEEWDAAGLVPRDKAEQLNKQFWSAYKGFFQRKNQFFKSLDEEKNANLQRKLDLCNQAEAALQNPNWEEGREIVIRLQKEWKLIGRVPEKQSDKVWNRFRTACDAFFERKNEEAKQRVQQAQQVSQEQATHLDRVAEAVTALSVDTPGTLEGFRQHVEEWRNFDGASGGPRGSAERAEEKFQSLMGKYLDHVPGLSYAERADLLFQLQVERLKSSPDSQQALYRKEQALRREINELENDIATLQTNLEFFARSKNASQLREEYQGRIDEAKGRIDGLKKQLKIIRS; from the coding sequence ATGTTACCTGAAAACGAAAACACCGCCCCCAACAACTCCGACGCCAACTCGGAGTCGCCGATGAGCATCCTGGAGCGCCGCTTGGCGGAAATCCAGGCCAAGCAGAATCCGGCCGATGAAGCGGCTACCCCGCCCGTCCAAGCTCCTGCCGCTCCCAACGAGCCAGCCTCGGCGCCCGTAGCTTCCACCACGACCAATGAAATCACCGAGCGGCCCGCCCAGGGCACGCCGCCCGTAACTGATGCGCCCGGCGCTGGCACGGCCGAGCCCGCCGCGGCCGTTACCGAAGCCACCGCCGATACGGCCGCAACATTGCGCGCTGGCGAAGCCTCCGAGTCCCTGACCCGCGCCGAAAGTCATTACGGACACGATAATCCCGGCGTACAGTCGGCTGAAGCGGCCGCCGAAACGCCGAGTGCTGCGGGCCTGTCGCCCGAGGCTACCACTGCCGAAGCTAGTGCCCTGACTGATACAACTCCCGTTACGCCCGAAGCAGAAGCCGACAGCACCCAGCCCGAAGCCGTGCGCGAGCCAGTGATGGCCCTGGAAACGGCCGCTGATATTGAAACGGCAGACGCCCCCGTAGCCGCCCTGCCAACTTCCAATAATGAGTCGGCTGCTGAGGCGGCCGAAGCGGCGGAAGCCGCCGACACGGCCCACAGCGCGGGCACGGAGGAAGAAGAAGAGTACGTGCCCGAAATTCCGGTGCCCGACTTTACCACCCTGGATTTGCCCGCCCAGGCGGCTCATCTGCTCACGTTGCTGCGCCGCCCCGATGCCCGCCAGAACCGTAAGCAGATATTTGACTTATACCGCCAGTACGAAACCAGCATCAACGCCGACCGCACAGCCGCTCGGCAGCGCTTCACCGAAGGTGGGGCTGAGGCCGATGACTTTGCTTATACCGGCCCCGAAGGCCACGCCGAGCTGACCCGTGCCTTACAGGAATTTCGCGACAGCCGGGCCAAGGATGCCCGCGCCGAGGACGAGCAGCGGGCCAAAAACCTAGCGCACAAGCAGTACCTGTTGTCACAGCTGCGGCAGCTGGTGGAGTCGGCCGAAACCAAGGACAGCTCGGTGCGCATCAAAGCCCTGCAGAACGATTGGAAAGCTACCGGTGCCGTACCGCAGAAGGAGGCCCAGGAAATCTGGAACAGCTACCACGCCCTGCTTGACATCTATTACAACAACCGCGGCCTGTTCTTCGAAATGAAGGAGCTGGACCGCCGCCGCAACCTCGAAGCCAAAGAAGCCCTGATTCAGCGCGCCGAGGCCCTATCCCAGCAGTCGAGCATCAATAAGGCTTTGCAAGAGCTGCGTCAGCTGCATGAGGAGTGGAAGCACATCGGCCCCGTGGCCAACGAGCAGCGCGACGCCATCTGGAACCGTTTCCTGCAGGCTTCGGAGAAGGTGCACGACCGCAAAAAGGAATTCCTGAACGTGCGCTCGACCCAGGAAAATGCCAATCTGACCCGTAAAACGGCTTTGCTGGACCAGATCAAGCCCTTCGCCGAGTTCCAAACGGAGCGGGTAAATGAGTGGCGCGCCAAAACCGATGAGCTGCAAAAGCTGAAAGAGGAGTGGGATGCCGCTGGCCTCGTGCCCCGCGACAAAGCCGAGCAGCTCAACAAACAGTTTTGGTCGGCCTACAAAGGGTTCTTCCAGCGCAAGAATCAATTCTTTAAGTCGCTTGATGAGGAGAAGAACGCCAACCTGCAGCGCAAGCTTGATCTGTGCAACCAAGCCGAAGCCGCCTTGCAAAACCCTAACTGGGAAGAAGGCCGCGAAATTGTGATTCGCTTGCAGAAGGAATGGAAGCTTATTGGCCGCGTGCCGGAGAAGCAGTCGGATAAAGTTTGGAACCGCTTCCGCACGGCCTGCGACGCCTTCTTCGAGCGCAAAAACGAAGAAGCCAAGCAGCGCGTGCAGCAGGCTCAGCAGGTGTCGCAGGAGCAGGCTACCCACCTCGACCGGGTTGCCGAGGCCGTAACGGCCCTGTCGGTAGACACGCCCGGCACGCTGGAAGGCTTCCGTCAGCACGTGGAAGAGTGGCGCAACTTTGATGGCGCTTCGGGCGGCCCGCGCGGCTCTGCTGAGCGGGCTGAGGAAAAATTCCAGTCATTGATGGGCAAGTATCTGGACCACGTACCGGGCCTGTCTTACGCCGAGCGCGCCGACTTGCTGTTTCAGCTGCAAGTGGAGCGCCTCAAATCCAGCCCCGATTCCCAGCAGGCCCTTTACCGCAAGGAACAGGCTCTGCGCCGCGAAATCAATGAGCTGGAAAACGACATCGCCACGTTACAGACTAACCTTGAGTTCTTTGCGCGCTCTAAAAACGCCAGCCAGCTGCGCGAGGAGTACCAGGGTCGCATCGACGAGGCGAAGGGGCGAATCGACGGACTCAAAAAACAATTGAAAATTATCCGCTCCTAG
- a CDS encoding YqgE/AlgH family protein has translation MLISQPFLGDPNFERTVVLMCHYSEEEGSYGLVLNRPSNLLLGDVLELPDGDASPAAKLPLGLGGPVYPDTLHYLHRRADVPNAISVGQDVYWGGDFQVVLGLLLSGELAADDIRLYAGYSGWTAGQLEEEVKENVWIVHPNAAGKVFTLDNDAFWQAILREKGGRYRVLSNYPLDPRLN, from the coding sequence ATGCTCATTTCCCAGCCTTTCTTAGGTGATCCTAACTTCGAGCGGACGGTGGTCTTGATGTGCCACTACTCGGAGGAAGAAGGCTCCTACGGTCTGGTGCTCAACCGGCCCTCCAACCTGCTGCTCGGCGACGTGCTGGAGCTGCCCGACGGCGACGCCTCGCCCGCGGCCAAGCTGCCGCTGGGCTTGGGCGGGCCCGTATATCCCGATACGCTCCATTACCTGCACCGCCGCGCCGACGTGCCCAACGCCATCAGCGTGGGCCAGGACGTGTACTGGGGCGGTGACTTCCAAGTGGTGCTGGGCCTGCTGCTGAGCGGCGAACTGGCCGCCGACGATATCCGCCTGTACGCGGGCTATTCGGGCTGGACAGCGGGCCAATTAGAGGAGGAAGTCAAGGAAAATGTTTGGATTGTCCACCCCAATGCTGCCGGGAAAGTATTTACTTTGGACAATGATGCCTTCTGGCAGGCCATTTTGCGGGAAAAGGGCGGCCGCTACCGGGTCCTGTCCAACTACCCGCTGGACCCCCGCCTAAACTAG
- the pdxH gene encoding pyridoxamine 5'-phosphate oxidase: protein MTDQQLADLRQTYSQRTLSEAEVQPDAVRQFRQWLDEALSAHLDEPTAMTVSTVNSQGQPSARVVLLKGLPDDAGFLFYTNYDSHKGHDLAEQPLAALTFFWPGLERQVRVEGRVEKAPEHMSDSYFQSRPRGSQIGAWASPQSQKIGSREELEAQEKAVEQRFTGQDPLPRPPHWGGYIVRPHRIEFWQGRPSRLHDRIVYERQGESWTRSRLAP, encoded by the coding sequence ATGACCGACCAACAACTAGCCGACCTGCGCCAGACTTACTCCCAGCGCACCCTGTCGGAAGCCGAAGTGCAGCCCGACGCCGTGCGCCAGTTCCGGCAGTGGCTCGACGAAGCCCTGAGCGCCCACCTCGATGAGCCCACAGCCATGACCGTTTCGACGGTGAACAGCCAGGGGCAGCCCTCGGCCCGGGTGGTGCTGCTCAAGGGCCTGCCCGACGACGCGGGTTTTCTGTTCTACACCAACTACGACAGCCACAAAGGCCACGATCTGGCCGAGCAGCCCCTGGCAGCCCTAACCTTCTTCTGGCCCGGCCTAGAGCGGCAGGTGCGGGTGGAAGGCCGGGTAGAAAAAGCCCCGGAGCACATGTCAGACAGTTACTTCCAGAGCCGGCCCCGCGGCAGCCAGATTGGGGCCTGGGCCTCGCCACAGAGCCAGAAAATCGGAAGCCGGGAAGAGCTGGAAGCCCAGGAAAAGGCCGTGGAGCAGCGCTTCACCGGCCAGGACCCGCTGCCCCGCCCCCCACACTGGGGCGGCTATATCGTGCGGCCCCACCGCATCGAGTTCTGGCAGGGCCGCCCCAGCCGCCTCCACGACCGAATCGTGTACGAGCGCCAAGGGGAATCCTGGACCCGCAGCCGGCTGGCGCCTTAA